The Thermacetogenium phaeum DSM 12270 genome segment GATAGCCAGTGCCGCGGTGCCGTTAAGAGCGCCGTGGACTAAAGCAGCCGCCAGCACCGATTTCCCCGCCAGCCGCAAGAACCCGAACAGAGGTGAAAGAAGCAGACACCAGATGATCATCATGAAGACTCCCGCCACCGGGTGCTGAGGGTAATTGTGCCCCTGCAGGATTAAGGGCGCATGCCACACACCCCAGATGAATCCGATCAGCAAATTGGCCCGCCAGAACCCCAAACCCGCAGTCTCCCGCAGTAAAAAGCCTCTCCATCCCAGTTCCTCCCCGAAGGCAAAGACGGCATTGATTGTAGCACCGGCGATCAGTCCCTGAACCAGGGCTATCCACAGGGGGTGCAGCGGCATTGCTTCCATCTGCCGCTGCATCTCCGCTACCGTCTCGGGCGGAAACACATGCTGGTAACGCTGAAACATTCCGGAAAGGCTGGGATCGTAGGTAACCCCGGGCAGGAGCAGGCTGACCCCCAGGGCGGCAAAAGCAAGCGCCGGAGGGAAAAGCCAGGCGGCCACCCACCATTTATTTGGCCGCCAACAAATGCCCATTGTGGACACTACCGGCTCTCGATAAGCAAAGCGCTGCAGCCCCACCACCACCAGAGTAGGGATGAACATGTAAGCCATTCCGGCAAATTGGGCCAGGAGGGTATTCCAACGAAGGTGGACACCGAAATAAAGAAAAGCGGCAAAGGCATAAGAAAGAGCCAATGTTAAAACGGTAAAGGTCAGCGCTCGCTTCAAAATCTTCACCCCTTTGTTTTTTAGCAACGGAATTCGCAAGGTTGGTTTTCCAGCCAACTACAGGAGACACGACTGTTTAAGGTGGGCCTGCGCCTGCTACAAGAAAGGAAGAGGTCTTTAAAAATACTTTCGCGCCAGTCTTTTCACTTTATTTCACTATCTTATTTTAATATTCCGGTTCTTTCTCAATCATTTTATCACAAGTACAACGGATTCTCACCAATAATTCATGATCTCAGATGGGTCAAACAGGCATTTCCTTCTTCCCCGCATCCTTCATCTTCCCGGATGACGGCTCACTCCGTAGCAAGACAGGAGGTAAAGCCGCCTCTTGCCGCCCTTCGCCACAGCTAGGCTCCCGACAACCGAGGCCCACATTTTCTGTCGAGGAAAAAGAAGGAGGCGGCGAACCGCCTCCCATTATATTGAAGACACCTGGAGGAAGGGAACCTTTTTCAGCATTCGGGCTCAACAAGGCGATCAAGGATTACGGAGCCTATTATTATACTGACTTTCAGGTATCAACCCCCCCAGGTTCTTGGCGTCAACTTCTCAATCATGGTTTGGATTTCCGATTCTTTTCTTATGATTCCGTTCTCCGGCAGGTCGCGCAAAAGGCGCGCTTTCTCCGGAGGAGAATCTTCGCTCATCTGCCGCTTATCTCCCTTTTTGTTGTGAAAAATAGGGGGCAGCTGGCGTCCCTGTGCGCTTCTTTTGCCGTTCTCCTTCTCCTTCTCATTGCCGACCATGCGGTTGTTGACGGTATTCATGATTTCCGTAAGTGTGGCCGGGCTGACCCGGTGGTAAAGGGCAAGGGGAAGTACCGCCATGATGTCGCTGATCATGACCTGGCTGCGCTTCCTCAAAGCGCAGTGCAACAGAGCGGCCTGCCGGATCGCTTCCAGCGCCCGGAGGCTTTCGATGTTGAAGTTGATGTAGAGGTTGGCCAGAAACGTCGTAAGGTAATCGGGCATCGTCAAATCGCTGTGCAGGGCTATGTTCTCCAGGTTTTTTCGCAGCTGTTCCAGCTGGCTGCGCTCCTGTTCGGAAAGCTCTCTGTCGTTCTTGGCTTCCTCCGTCGTCAGAATATCCACCACTTCCTCAGGGGTGGTTGGCCTGCCCATGGGGATGACCAGATCGAAGCGGTCGGACAGCTGCCGGCGGATCTCCGCCAAAGGCCCCGGCTCTTCATCGGGGTTTGATGCCGCCCAAACCGAAACCGCAACGGGAACCTCGACGACGGGAAGGCCCGTTTCCTCTATCTGGACGCGCCCTGGCTTGGTGCCCATGGCATCGAGGAGAACGTCCGTTATTTCCGGCGAGGTGTCTGCCAGGCGGTTTATTTCGTCGACGAAGACTATCCCCCTGTGCGCCTGAGGGATGATGCCGGGCAGGAGGGCCGCCTCCGGTCGGGAGGGATTGGTGAGCTTGGCCAGGTCGATAGTCCCGGCGACCGTACCGATCTTGGCGGAATGGGAGATTTCCAAAAAGGGAACGGGAATCTGTTCTGTGCCCAGGGCGGCGATCTCTTCCGGCGTCATGTTTTTGTGCTGCGGGCAGTGAGGTCGCTCTGGGTCGCAGTTGTAGAGACACCCCTTGATGCGGGTGATCTTCGGGAGGATCTGTGTAACCGAGCGCATGATAGTGGTCTTTCCCGTGCCGCGCAGCCCTTCTGCGTGAATGTGCAGGGGTCTTCCCTGCAGGGTGGAGACAAGGGACATTTCTACGGCCAGGAAGAGAGGAGCGTTCCCTTTGTGACGGGTCAACTGGAGGTAGTTTTTCATTTCGCTTTTGTTTCTCCTTTCTCAAGCCTTTAGTTGCAAGAGCAAACGTGTGGAAATCTGACGGTTCGGGAGGATAATCTTGTCAGACGCTTGATGGGGGGAATATAAGCGTAAGGCGCCGGTCAACGTGGAATCAACGGCGTGCATTTCAGCGTTCTGTGAAGATGCCGCCTTAATGGCAAAGTAAATTACCGTAACCCGGAGCAGGAAAATGGAGAGAGATTATTCTTGGGCTGTTGAGCACCGAATGGAAAAAACAAAAAGAACAAAGCAACGGCGGGGGGATGAGGAATAGCTACCCTCCGTTACTCAGAGTGCTAATAGAATCGATATTTTTGACGGGACATCTTCACAGAACAAATTTTTTTCAAGATTATTCAGCCCCCTTTAGCCCCCTGCAGCACATTCTATTCGGCCAAGATAGTGAGATCATTTCAAAAAATCATTTATTCGTGGCCAAATTATAGAGATTATCGTGTATTATTTTTAATACCTGTAAGAAAGCAGAGCAGAATCACTGAGGAGTTGGGCTAGCGCTGCCCGCGATAAGGACAAAAAATATGGTGGAAATCCTAATTCCACCATGGAGCCGAAAATTATCGCACATACTTCAATTCCTAATCCTTGAAGAGTTCACCTGTACAGACGCGGTAAAACGTATTGCCGAACACCATCAGCCAGCAGAAGGCCAGCAGGCAATAGCAACACCCGGTTGAAAAAATTGATGATCGGTGTGGTGATGGCGAAATGGCGAATAGCAAGGCCAGGTTCCATGCTGACAAACAGCAAACCTTGGCGATCTTGACCGCCAAATTCACGGCCTATGTATTCGATACCTACCACCAAGAAATCTACAGCGAGCACCAAACACCCGATCGGCATCGTGGCGTAGAACTGCCCTGTAATAGGATGCTTCAGGTCACGCAGCGATTGTTCTGGAAAGTAAAACCAGCGGATGATCCAGGGAAAAATCAGCAGGCAAAAGAGGAGAATATTGATAACTCACAGCAGCACTGCAACGTTGTTCAAGAAGGGCCAGTAACAGGAATAGCACTTGCTGGTGACCGCAAAGATGCCCGTCCCCATAACTGAGGCGAACCAGGCCGGCGCAAAATTTTTTACGACCTTTGCCAAACCCTTCCTCCCTGGTTCCTGCAATTGTGCTTTTGCTTCCAAAGTATAATCTCCCCTCACCATAACTATCTGATGATGCCGTTGCTTATTCCTACCTCCTCTGCAGCCGCAGGGGTTTCAATTTCAGATGTGGGGAACTCTATCAAACGGTCGCGAATTTTGAAATATCTGGCCGTGTGAAACTCAAACTCCGCCATGTAACCCTCTGCCTGGCTGCTGTACTCATCGCTTGCCTCCAGGTAATTCAGCACCATCTGATAATCCCAAAAAGACCATGCCATCATGTATGTTCCAACTGCCTGCTCGGCGAAAGCGCTTGCCTTTGCGGCAGAATCCAGGGCAGCCAAAAGCGCATTAAGCGCGGCATCCCGCTCGTGTAAAGCATTGAGAAATGCTTCTTTAAAGGGTGCCAATGCCGGCGGCCACTGCAGACGCTCGATATCCTTTCGCAAAACATCGCTGTCTTCAATAAAAGAAGCCAGTTCTACAATCGCGCCCCCGGCATCAGCCGCTCCAATGGCATCCATTACCCCTGCAATCCTGTCGTCTGTTTCTATCAGGCGCCTGCTAAATGCCTCTATTGTAGGTCGTACCGCAACAATCTCATTTAATTCCTGCTGAAGGTTTGAGAGTTCTTGAGCCACCGTTTCCTCCTTTAAAAACGGCAGAACAAACCACCACTGCTGCTTCAATTCCGCCATTGTTTGCATTTTTTCCTGACATTCTCTGCTCAAAGACTCAACATCGTTAAGAAATACCATAACTTTTCGTTCTCCTGCTGTATTTTCAAGCAATCTCAACCTTTCGTTCAGCTTTCGGACCTCCTGTTCAATACCGCCAATGCCTTTCTGAAACTCCCCGGCGCCCCATATTTGCAACCCTGTAAAAGAAGCAAAACACATAAACAACAAAGCAAGAAAAAACCATTTCCTGCTTCCAGCAGGCCTCCTGAATTTTTCATCCGGCTCCACTTCTGGTCCGTAGGAGCCTTCCATTCCCCTGTTCCAGGAGAATTCTCGGTCATTTACTGATTCATTCATTGAACACACCTCTTTTCCCTTTGACAAAGTTCGATAAATATACCTTCATTGGGTTTCTTATGGTTTCCATCCCGCCCGCAGTAAAAACCTAGAGATGGCTTCTGCGCCTTCTACCGGGACTGCTCAGACGGCTGCCGCTATTGGCACGCCCCTCTTCCGCTGCAAATACAGCCAGGTGTATCACTCTGTCCTCTAACGATAAACAGAAGCCTCCCAAGCCATCAGCTTTGAGACGAAGAGAATCCCCGAGCCCTACGGAAGGATAACGATCTACCCCGGCCCGGGCTATTCTTTCCAAAAGCTTGTTCACAGCTCCCTTGTCAGGTTTCTCTTTTCCCCGCCAATCAAGCCGCTCTAGGGCATCTAATGCATAACTCTCGATCATTTTCGTGTACATCTTATTGAGAACTGCAGGGCTATCAAAGGCGTCAAGACAGAGGAAGTGACAGTTGATATAAACCGCCACTCCCACCTGGTTCTCCAGGGGCGCAAAAGCGTCGCAGTATTTTCTCAATCTATTTTCATGGCTTTCGTAGACTTCATTGACGGCGCCTGTAGGTGATTCGGCTCCCATTTCCCTCTGCTTACGCCCGATCTCCTCCCAAATGGCCCCCTGATTGGCCATAAAAGCCCCGCAGGACATGATGTTTTCCGCTACCTGTTGCGACTTCTTTGCACGCAGAAAAGCATAGGCAAAGCGTCTGCTCTCAGTAAAACCGTCGGCAACATAACGCCAGCGCCCCTGCTCAACGCAGCTCACCGGTATCTTCAGCTCAACCCGGGGCGCTACCAAGATGCTGATGTTGACCACGCGGTTTTGCTTCGCCCCAGAAAGTATCTCCCCATCCATTAGGAGGACGGGTGTTTCCCCCTTATTGATCACCAGGACCTCGTTGACACTGCCGCTTTCATCTATTTCCCGCACCTCCAGCAAACCCTTTACCAAAGCTTCATCAAGTAAGAGGTAGCCCGGATCCCGTAGTTCCATCCCAAGCAACGGAAAAATGACTAAATTTTCATACATCTGCGGCTCGCCCACCTGCAAAGTACTAAAAAACTCACTCAACACCGTCATGCCCATCCTCTCCTTCCCTTACATTTCAGTCCCCTTTTCATCGGGGTAATTAGTGCAACCGAAGATATTCATAGAAGAGCCATGCTCCACATTTGGCTTTCAGTCCCCTTTTCATCGGGGTAATTAGTGCAACGTGGATAAGCACCCTTTGGGGCAGAAGAGACTGTGGGCTTTCAGTCCCCTTTTCATCGGGGTAATTAGTGCAACCTCTTCCTCTAATTCTTTTTCGGATGAATGTGAAGCTTTCAGTCCCCTTTTCATCGGGGTAATTAGTGCAACTCCAATTCCCTGCCAGCGGTTAAGACTCATATTGGTTCTTTCAGTCCCCTTTTCATCGGGGTAATTAGTGCAACCATATAATAGGGAGAACGCCAGCCGCTTTTTGCACTTACCTTTCAGTCCCCTTTTCATCGGGGTAATTAGTGCAACCCTTATAGCCGCCAGAACAGATACAAGATATTTTCCTTTCAGTCCCCTTTTCATCGGGGTAATTAGTGCAACGTACTACTATTGGATTAATTTCTTTCTCCTTAGCGGCTTTCAGTCCCCTTTTCATCGGGGTAATTAGTGCAACCTGCCTTGTCCCGTTCCATGCACTCAACGCACTGGCAGCCTTTCAGTCCCCTTTTCATCGGGGTAATTAGTGCAACTTTTTGGATACCATGCGGGCCGACAAGCGACAGGTGCCTTTCAGTCCCCTTTTCATCGGGGTAATTAGTGCAACGGCATTTCTGACCCGGCTATCCAGACCAGCGTGGTTTCCTCTTTCAGTCCCCTTTTCATCGGGGTAATTAGTGCAACCCTGAACCCGTCAGTGTGCGGTAATCAGTTCCCGCTTTCAGTCCCCTTTTCATCGGGGTAATTAGTGCAACCACATAAGAGTCCAAATATACATTAATCCTCAGCCGGCTTTCAGTCCCCTTTTCATCGGGGTAATTAGTGCAACGGCGGAAGCGATGTGCAAATGCGGTGGGATTATGGTGCTTTCAGTCCCCTTTTCATCGGGGTAATTAGTGCAACCGATGTCAACGTACTGGATGTCGTTGGCGGCAGTGCTTTCAGTCCCCTTTTCATCGGGGTAATTAGTGCAACGGCTTGAAACGACATGGGGTAAGATATCAGGATTTACTTTCAGTCCCCTTTTCATCGGGGTAATTAGTGCAACCGCATGACAGCTTGCTGGTAAGTATGTTCTACGACCCTTTCAGTCCCCTTTTCATCGGGGTAATTAGTGCAACGGTAATTAGTTTGCTGTGGACACTGACCGGCACGGTCTTTCAGTCCCCTTTTCATCGGGGTAATTAGTGCAACTGAAGGTCGGACAATGGGAAGGTTTCTGGACGCACAACTTTCAGTCCCCTTTTCATCGGGGTAATTAGTGCAACAAGATGAAATACCGGAAGAAGCGGGGTTGATTGTGAGACTTTCAGTCCCCTTTTCATCGGGGTAATTAGTGCAACTCTGGTGGAGCCATTATGTTGACACTAACTTTAACTAACTTTCAGTCCCCTTTTCATCGGGGTAATTAGTGCAACCGAAATAACTGATAGTTAAAAAGGAGGCTAACCAAAATGCTTTCAGTCCCCTTTTCATCGGGGTAATTAGTGCAACTGACGCGCCTTTCATTGTTTATGTCGAGACTTTTTTGCCTTTCAGTCCCCTTTTCATCGGGGTAATTAGTGCAACAATGCAAACCCCCGCAGGGGCGGGGGCCTGGTGGTACTTTCAGTCCCCTTTTCATCGGGGTAATTAGTGCAACGGTGTCGAAATCGTCGGGTATGTCGAGAAGGTTTTTTTCTTTCAGTCCCCTTTTCATCGGGGTAATTAGTGCAACAACGGAAACTCCAGCGGGTAATGAAGCGGTTAGGTGTTCCTTTCAGTCCCCTTTTCATCGGGGTAATTAGTGCAACTATTTCGTCCTGGAGTCCGTGGCTATCGTAATGGAACTTTCAGTCCCCTTTTCATCGGGGTAATTAGTGCAACACCGCCGGTCCGTGAGGTATCTGATGTGCAGAGCTAAACTCTTTCAGTCCCCTTTTCATCGGGGTAATTAGTGCAACTATATGTCTTGATGTTGACGATGATGGCAAAATAGCTTTCAGTCCCCTTTTCATCGGGGTAATTAGTGCAACGATATGGGCAAGGATCGTTGGCAACCAGCGGCACTTGCCTTTCAGTCCCCTTTTCATCGGGGTAATTAGTGCAACGAAACCTGGAAGAAAATGCTTGCTCCTATGAGTATTCCTTTCAGTCCCCTTTTCATCGGGGTAATTAGTGCAACGAGAGTAGGACGCTCCCAATATTCCTTGACCAAAGCACTTTCAGTCCCCTTTTCATCGGGGTAATTAGTGCAACATCGCTGGCCGCCACCGCCCCAATGTCAGCAGGGGTCCTTTCAGTCCCCTTTTCATCGGGGTAATTAGTGCAACAGCGGGAACATCTCGCCTTCCCGGAGCAGGTAAATCCTTTCAGTCCCCTTTTCATCGGGGTAATTAGTGCAACACTTCGACGCATCGGCAACCACGAAAGACGTGGCCCTTTCAGTCCCCTTTTCATCGGGGTAATTAGTGCAACACATTCACGGCAGCCTGGGCTTCTTCCAGCCCGGCCCTTTCAGTCCCCTTTTCATCGGGGTAATTAGTGCAACAGAAACGTCCGCAGTGAGTCCTGTCGGCGCAGGAACCTTTCAGTCCCCTTTTCATCGGGGTAATTAGTGCAACAATGGCGGTATGGAACTTTGTAAGGTTGTCGAACTTACTTTCAGTCCCCTTTTCATCGGGGTAATTAGTGCAACACCTATAGCTGGGGGACGGTGCACTCCACCCAAGCGCTTTCAGTCCCCTTTTCATCGGGGTAATTAGTGCAACTACATTCTTTGCTGTCCTTGAAGAAGTTTAGTTAATTCTTTCAGTCCCCTTTTCATCGGGGTAATTAGTGCAACTTACACAAGGCTAATACTCCATCAAAGTCATCTTTCTGCCTTTCAGTCCCCTTTTCATCGGGGTAATTAGTGCAACGTACCGGATGAGCGTGTATCTTCTGTATGAAGAGTCTTTCAGTCCCCTTTTCATCGGGGTAATTAGTGCAACCCGAACACCCTGCCCTAGGCGAACGAATTGGATGAACTTTCAGTCCCCTTTTCATCGGGGTAATTAGTGCAACAATGAGAAAGAACGAGATTGTGAACTATCCGATTCACTTTCAGTCCCCTTTTCATCGGGGTAATTAGTGCAACTTTGGAGCGAGAAGTCCACGAGCTTTGGAATATGGAACTTTCAGTCCCCTTTTCATCGGGGTAATTAGTGCAACGCTAATAAAAGGCCGAATTTCTCGGCCTACGTCAAACTTTCAGTCCCCTTTTCATCGGGGTAATTAGTGCAACCGCAAGGGTGGGTGATAGTATATATGTTTTTATTCCAGCTTTCAGTCCCCTTTTCATCGGGGTAATTAGTGCAACTCCTTAAGGGGTCTGCCATCACAAGAGCAGAATAAAGCTTTCAGTCCCCTTTTCATCGGGGTAATTAGTGCAACTGTACGTTCATCATCAGTCTGTTTTATCTTTGTTACACTTTCAGTCCCCTTTTCATCGGGGTAATTAGTGCAACCCCTGCCACAGGGGTTCGACAAGCACGTTTCCCACGCCCTTTCAGTCCCCTTTTCATCGGGGTAATTAGTGCAACGCCGGTGCCAAAGGCACGCCACAGGGTGCAACTTTATCTTTCAGTCCCCTTTTCATCGGGGTAATTAGTGCAACCCTTCGTAATCAGCATCCCATCCTTCCACTTTGTAAACTTTCAGTCCCCTTTTCATCGGGGTAATTAGTGCAACCAGATGGTCCGACTACGTGAGAGACAGCCTCGAAATCGCTTTCAGTCCCCTTTTCATCGGGGTAATTAGTGCAACGCCGCGAGGCGGACAAGTGGGCGCCGAACTTCGTCCTTTCAGTCCCCTTTTCATCGGGGTAATTAGTGCAACTGCGTTTTTCAGCTTGAGCCGTGGCAGCAGTTTATCGTCTTTCAGTCCCCTTTTCATCGGGGTAATTAGTGCAACACAATCCAGCAGCTGACAACCACCCAGGACGCCGACTTTCAGTCCCCTTTTCATCGGGGTAATTAGTGCAACTTTGAAGCTCAGTTCGTCCGGTCGACTCCAGAAGGACTTTCAGTCCCCTTTTCATCGGGGTAATTAGTGCAACCTTTCAAGTACCCCTGCTTTGCCCAGGCCTTATACCTTTCAGTCCCCTTTTCATCGGGGTAATTAGTGCAACTAGCCAGATTCGGACTGTCATTTTGAACGGGGAGCCCCTTTCAGTCCCCTTTTCATCGGGGTAATTAGTGCAACGCGACATATTCACGTTGCAGCGGTGGGTCCATAGACACCTTTCAGTCCCCTTTTCATCGGGGTAATTAGTGCAACTTCATTTCGGGTACGTGGACTAACAGCTGAGGAAACTTTCAGTCCCCTTTTCATCGGGGTAATTAGTGCAACTATGAAAGAATCCATCGAAAACCAAATTGAAGAAATCGCTTTCAGTCCCCTTTTCATCGGGGTAATTAGTGCAACATAGGTGGTACCGTTAATCTGATATCCACCCTTCACTTTCAGTCCCCTTTTCATCGGGGTAATTAGTGCAACATACCCTTTGTAACAAAATTATTCGTGTGATTATACCTTTCAGTCCCCTTTTCATCGGGGTAATTAGTGCAACGGAGTAAGTTCAGTCAAGGAGATTGCGCCGTGAAAGGCTTTCAGTCCCCTTTTCATCGGGGTAATTAGTGCAACCGGAACTCCCATTCCTCCGGGAAATACTTGGGTAAGCTTTCAGTCCCCTTTTCATCGGGGTAATTAGTGCAACCAAAATTCTGCCTTATACCTGGAATATTGGCCGAATCTTTCAGTCCCCTTTTCATCGGGGTAATTAGTGCAACGACGGCCGAACTTGGCCGCGGCGGCCGCCAGGGCGTCCCTTTCAGTCCCCTTTTCATCGGGGTAATTAGTGCAACCAAATACTCAATGGGAGTGGCTTTGCGGCTGTTGACACTTTCAGTCCCCTTTTCATCGGGGTAATTAGTGCAACTAGCGGAAGCGCAAGGCTCAGAGCTTGAGAAGCTGTATGCTTTCAGTCCCCTTTTCATCGGGGTAATTAGTGCAACTAAAAAGGGCTGGGAGGAGGAGAAATATGACTTCATGTACTTTCAGTCCCCTTTTCATCGGGGTAATTAGTGCAACTCCTTCACCCAGGTCATGCTATCCACGCTATACCACTTTCAGTCCCCTTTTCATCGGGGTAATTAGTGCAACGGAGCAAAGTTCCCCGCTCCGCTCAACCTATAACAGGACTTTCAGTCCCCTTTTCATCGGGGTAATTAGTGCAACAGAGAAACGAGGGAAAACTTTTATGCTGTTGGAGATCTTTCAGTCCCCTTTTCATCGGGGTAATTAGTGCAACCGTGCTTGGCGTACTGGTCCAGCTCGTTCAGATAGCTTTCAGTCCCCTTTTCATCGGGGTAATTAGTGCAACACTGTGACCCTTCCACGCTTGGGCATCCCAATTACCCTGCTTTCAGTCCCCTTTTCATCGGGGTAATTAGTGCAACACCTCCGGGTGGATGCCGCCGGCGCCGACCTGACCCTTTCAGTCCCCTTTTCATCGGGGTAATTAGTGCAACGCGGAAGAACGCTGAAAGACCCTATTTCAATTAAGATCTTTCAGTCCCCTTTTCATCGGGGTAATTAGTGCAACGTATTTGGCTTATAAATCTCACGTTGGCTGGGTTGCACTTTCAGTCCCCTTTTCATCGGGGTAATTAGTGCAACTCCTCAGGTTTTTTAGAATTACAGCAAATAACTTGATCTTTCAGTCCCCTTTTCATCGGGGTAATTAGTGCAACGGTCCTGAAATTGAGGGTGAGGGTCATAGCGTCAAAACTTTCAGTCCCCTTTTCATCGGGGTAATTAGTGCAACAAAAGGAAGCGCGGTGCCTTTAATCGCAATAGTGGACTTTCAGTCCCCTTTTCATCGGGGTAATTAGTGCAACTTAATGTCTGCAACGAGAGCGAATTTTTCAGACTTCCTTTCAGTCCCCTTTTCATCGGGGTAATTAGTGCAACAAGATTAAAGCAAATAATG includes the following:
- a CDS encoding CPBP family intramembrane glutamic endopeptidase, encoding MKILKRALTFTVLTLALSYAFAAFLYFGVHLRWNTLLAQFAGMAYMFIPTLVVVGLQRFAYREPVVSTMGICWRPNKWWVAAWLFPPALAFAALGVSLLLPGVTYDPSLSGMFQRYQHVFPPETVAEMQRQMEAMPLHPLWIALVQGLIAGATINAVFAFGEELGWRGFLLRETAGLGFWRANLLIGFIWGVWHAPLILQGHNYPQHPVAGVFMMIIWCLLLSPLFGFLRLAGKSVLAAALVHGALNGTAALAIMVIAGGSDLTVGVTGLAGFVALAAANVGLWAYERFRERGFLDRLLEQAARPC
- a CDS encoding ATP-binding protein produces the protein MKNYLQLTRHKGNAPLFLAVEMSLVSTLQGRPLHIHAEGLRGTGKTTIMRSVTQILPKITRIKGCLYNCDPERPHCPQHKNMTPEEIAALGTEQIPVPFLEISHSAKIGTVAGTIDLAKLTNPSRPEAALLPGIIPQAHRGIVFVDEINRLADTSPEITDVLLDAMGTKPGRVQIEETGLPVVEVPVAVSVWAASNPDEEPGPLAEIRRQLSDRFDLVIPMGRPTTPEEVVDILTTEEAKNDRELSEQERSQLEQLRKNLENIALHSDLTMPDYLTTFLANLYINFNIESLRALEAIRQAALLHCALRKRSQVMISDIMAVLPLALYHRVSPATLTEIMNTVNNRMVGNEKEKENGKRSAQGRQLPPIFHNKKGDKRQMSEDSPPEKARLLRDLPENGIIRKESEIQTMIEKLTPRTWGG
- a CDS encoding ARPP-1 family domain-containing protein; its protein translation is MTVLSEFFSTLQVGEPQMYENLVIFPLLGMELRDPGYLLLDEALVKGLLEVREIDESGSVNEVLVINKGETPVLLMDGEILSGAKQNRVVNISILVAPRVELKIPVSCVEQGRWRYVADGFTESRRFAYAFLRAKKSQQVAENIMSCGAFMANQGAIWEEIGRKQREMGAESPTGAVNEVYESHENRLRKYCDAFAPLENQVGVAVYINCHFLCLDAFDSPAVLNKMYTKMIESYALDALERLDWRGKEKPDKGAVNKLLERIARAGVDRYPSVGLGDSLRLKADGLGGFCLSLEDRVIHLAVFAAEEGRANSGSRLSSPGRRRRSHL
- a CDS encoding SLAC1 family transporter, giving the protein MNILLFCLLIFPWIIRWFYFPEQSLRDLKHPITGQFYATMPIGCLVLAVDFLVVGIEYIGREFGGQDRQGLLFVSMEPGLAIRHFAITTPIINFFNRVLLLPAGLLLADGVRQYVLPRLYR